The Palaemon carinicauda isolate YSFRI2023 chromosome 24, ASM3689809v2, whole genome shotgun sequence nucleotide sequence attttggctttaaaccttcaccaataattatcgtcagaatgatgacttcatgaggctccacccactttggcctcgttataattcaggatcacactgaaggctatcatgggcattattggatcagaaaatttaaattctggctataaaaactcatttctcgagtagttgtaacaagtgctaaatgatcctcaaggattccagcagttggcctaaacgtttaattcatgtatactactgttgcggcactactgctacagtagagtcctttcaatgacgtcactgggaatcgccggcggccatgctggaggacatacaaagcaaaAACATgtcggctgctacagcgaatatggacaatgagagcgactttgtcaaacaattgtcgggtgatgataagcgtttttacaagcagaaactcgatctaattgatggcctagatccataccagatgcagaattcattcagtcaaaatattgaggattttcccagtatttcatacattgatatggtgaactacttggtactgtcagcCAACCCAGTGTACACTAGCGAGCAGATGAAAGCATACAAAGGCCTGGAAGCTCACAATCAGTTCACGTCCGGATGGGTGAGAAACGTTGCAGTTGCCTACCCCAAGGAAAACACAGCTGTAATCACAGGCAGGGTTAGTAGGATTTTTGTTTCTTCACGGAAAACAGCACCCCAATACAAAATCAGATTTGCCTAGAGTAAATCAGAGCCAGGTGGCAAACTGTTTGCATCAATTTGACACGTGTATCTGTATGTTCTTTGCATCAGGCCATtcattaatattttgagtaatcttGCTAGAGCCTCCGATTCACActacaatttatattttttaaaactttGAATGGGCCTAGTACTACTGTTTAGTAAATATGACGGCAATGATTCTGGAGTCACAAAAAATACTagttcaccccccccccaaaaaaaaaaaagaaggaaaatatgttagaaattCCTAGAATTGTGGAGCTATggtattctctttttttttgataacttttttacatttattaatttttgtcTTGCAGGTTTTACATTCCCAGAGTATGAATGAAACAGCTACTAAGCCATGGATCATTGCAGAAAAGTCTGGTGTTATTCTGGCTGCAAATTGCATTTGTAAAGCTGGCCTTGGAGGGACCTGCACCCACGTGTCTGCTGTTTTGTTTTGGTTGGAAGCTGCTGTAAAGCTACGGGAGAAAAAGACGGTGACTCAGGAAAAAGCATACTGGCTACTGCCTGTAGGAATACAGAAAGTGCAATATGAAGCTGTGTGTGACATTGACTTTACATCTgccaaaatgaaaaagaagaaactgGAGAAGTGTTTCAGTGAAGTAGGGAACAGTAGTTTTTCTAACAATTCTGAGGCAACTTCGGAAATTCTGGTCCCACAACCTAGGGTTGCAGAAGTTAACCGTTTTTTTGGAGGGTTTGAACTCTATAGGGACAAATTGTAGCATCCTTACTGTGACAACCATACAATACTAGATTTGTCCCAAAGGTTGCCAGAGATGAATGTCCTGATCCCTTGacaagtttaaccctggataggtacggtgggtcgtttgcgaccccgagcgtcaaaaaaaaacaggtttttctcacgtgactcacccctgtgactgaatttgtgggtgatcgacctgcaggaggtgtctcccctacacgctctagtagtgtccagatgtgcattgctgtagctgtactccttccccgatttctgagactcgtcggggtcgttcgcgtccgagtttacccttctgaggtagtttgcataattatcaaagttattacgtattatgaaattgtcgtagaatggtgcaacttgtataggttatcagttgtggaaagtcttggtggattgtttggctaccatgtgcatgtttttttttttagttaaaatgtcgttcatcaccacgaggaccattttaccgcgagtgcccctttttcattttttttcattttttttgccaagtcatttttccgtaagatattgccaaatagtgtcgtaaaacttttgcttgtctagtgttggaaagtgtgtctagatgatctggctacccatgcatgactttgtttttgtcagatacgacgtagttattggtatattgggtatgtaactgcggttaccaatttctgtttttttttcaatatttgtaaaaattactacgtagtaaggaattgccgtatattattcatttttttttcatgtttatgtgttagaaagtgtgccttgatgattgggctaacacgtgcatgtctttttttttatctgagatgtcgtatattagaatgtcgggcattttaccgcgagtgtccatttttaattttttttaatttttttgccaagtcatttttccgtaagatattgcgaaatagtgtcgtaaaacttttgcttttttaatgttggaaagtgtgtctagatgatctggctacccatgcgtgattttgtttttgtcagatacgacgtagttattggtatattgggtatttaactgcggttgccaatttcggtttttttttcaatatttgtaaaaatttactacgtaagaaggaattgccgtatattattgatttttttttttcatgtttatgtgttagaaagtgtgccttgatggttgggctaacacgtgcatgtcttttttttttatctgagatgccgtatattagaatgttgggcatttttccgcgagtgcccctttttatttgttttgcatttttttgcttagtcatgttaccgtaaggaattggcaagtagtgtcgcaaaacttatatttttatagtgttggaaagtgtttctagatgatctggctacccatgcctatcttttttttagccagatatggcgtatatataggtatgtgttcgattttccggtgattgccattttttcgttttttcccaattctttcaaaattactacgtactaaggaactatcacagagtaatgattcctctagatgtttatttgtcggaaaattttgtttactttttttttgattgaatatcatcaaatttttttagctaaaatattgttttacatttttttttttcgattttatttcccttcaaaaaaaattttttgggtcagaatttcaattttatagtcgtaaaataatcgacaattatccagcaacccaccatacaatttttatgcatatccaataataattagattagtaaataacaccttgaaattgacatacccttcctacatttcaagtggcagattagggagtctgagtcagtgtggttggcggccattttgtggacatatccgaagcgtaagctgccctatctatatatattcttgttccctatagaatttgtgatattttggtatatttttacctgcataaatatcatattatatattaaatatatgtatttttttacgaaatttccaagtactcaaaaaattacctttagatatggcccctgatataaatgtaatttacaaaataatgaagatttttttacatatttctattttaggataacatatgtttattccctaaaaaaattagccacttcctatttcatttgggtacccaaaaaaattcatgaaatttggacaatttttcttggccaaaaaaagttaccctttttttctcatttcagatcttcacctccatgggtctgacttcatccaaaatacatcaagatgtgtcctaaacattcaagaatcaattcctaaaaggatttgtgtatatatgtataaactttttttttatgaatttttatgtcaggtctttttttttttctacttaattttttaaaatatttataataaatagtttttctgcagatgagtagtatttatctttacagttgttttaagcattcattgaagttttttttggcaaaagaaaaaaggaggttactgcaaaaactgatttttcaagaatttattttggcgtcggggtcgttcgcgtccgagtatacccttaaaggggtgtccgaggaccgtacctatccagggttaaagagggATGAAATGTGTAGTTTATCATATGACGAATTAATAACTGAGTGCTCAAATATAAAACTAGATATGACTAAAGCGGAAGCAGACATAATTGAAAAGAGCACCAGGGACCAAGCCAATTCGAAGTTGTGGTTCAGGTATAGAGCTGGGAGGTTCACAGCATCTAAAATTAAATCTGTCTGTCACACAGATATTGATAGACCCTCCCTTAGTCTAATTAAAGCAATCTGTTACCCTGATAGTGTTCAGTTTTACTCGAAAGCAACTGCTTGGGGCTGTGATCAGGAGAAGGCAGCAAGAGAGGACTATTTGGTTGACATGTCTTGTTCACATGAAAACTTTGAAGTAAGTGAATCTGGGCTTGTCATAGATCCAGAGCACCCATTCCTGGGTGCATCGCCTGATGGGTTAGTGTCCTGTTCGTGCTGTGGAATAGGCCTTCTTGAAATAAAGTGTCCCTGGTGTGTCAAGGACAGAGATGCTACTGAACACTCCTGCTTGAAACAAGACGCAATGGTGTGTACTGTTTGGACAAGAACCATGCATATTACTATCAAGTCCAAACACAACTTTTTCTTTGTCATAGAGACTACTGTGATTTTGTTGTTTGGACTGAAAAGGGGCatcattttgaaagaatattacCAGATTTGGAATTTTGGGAGAGTGTCCTAGCCAAAGCATCAGCATTTTTTCAGCGCGTGTTGGTTTTAGAACTTGTTAGAATGTTTTATTCTCGGGCACCTTTGACCAGTATTTCTCTTGATCCTCAATCTCCAAGCTCAGATCCTTCTGAGGGTACAAGTTCCGCAGTCAGTCAAAGAATGCAAATCACTGCTGAAAAGGACAGTGGTGTGTATTGTTACTGTAGAAAAGGTGAAGATGGCAGAATGATCGCTTGTGACTATGGAAACTGTCCTTTTCAGTGGTTTCATTTTGCATGCCTCAACATGACTAggtctccaaaaggaaaaaaaagtggtACAGCCCAGAATGTACTAAAAGACCAAAATGTGAGTTGAAGAAAACAAGCACTGTTAAAAAACTAAAAGTTTAGGTGTATAAAGTATTGTgaagtttattattttttaagacaTTGCAAAACATGTAAACGCATAATGAAAACAGAATTTAAATTaacattttaaatatatgtatgtttgttttttcAGAATTTCTACATGTACTGGTAGTTTTTTCCTAGAATGCAAAATTCTATGGATTTAATTCACAAAGCATTAAGGGTCTAACTCTCATTAGTGAAACTACAACAGAAAACTGTCATAAATACACATGGCTTCTTACATAGTGGATAGGGGCACCAtcgaatttaaaattaaaaaatgtaagattaaaaaaaacatttaatggtaaattttcattaaatagaattgagtaaacatttttatttatttattatatatttaataaaactataataaataaatataaatttccattTAAGTTAGCAGGCTGCAGCTTAggtgttattttattataatacatATAGTTTTTGGTGTCGTTATCTCCTGCATAAAACATAACATCAATACCATTATCAACATCAATACCATTATCAACATCAATaccattttgtataattttttttttaccatagattCTGTGGTGACTTGGATTTTTTAGTGTCATAAATCTGctgtttatttattgttattagagGATTTAAGTGCTGCTCCATTGACAGTTTTCTTATGGAAGTTGGCTCTCTATGGGCAACTCTGCTTAGCCATAGAAAATTTTCAATGGCTTTAGCCTATGTCAGATGGAAATTAACAGAGGTGAATTGCCCATATAGAGCCAACTTCCATGAACAAACTGTGAAGTGGAGTAGCACCTTTAGCCATGAAGCAAACGACAAGTGCCAACTAAAAAATTTCTCAAGGAAAAACAGGCAGCACAGTTATTCAGTCAAACTTTACAACTGGTGGAGATAAATTGTTTAGTGCACAGCAGATGACTACTAATTTATCTACTAAAGTTTTCTTCCCTGGACCACTACAAGTGAGGAAATCTAGAGGCATTGGTCCATTCAGTATTGAATACCTCTGCCTAACACAGCCAATGACTCGCTCCACATGAATACGAACATTTGCAATTTTTCGAGTGTTAAATACCTCTGAAGCAGATAACTGTTTTTTCCCACGAAGAAATGCTGGGATCTTCACTGTAGCACAGCGGAGGCTAATGGAGTCAGAAATGTCAAACCCCCTATCTGCTAGCACATCTCCTGGTAACAGATTATCCATAAATCCACAATTTTCCGTTAGATATTTATCACTGACACGACCTCCCCATGCAGGAGAGATGTAAGAAATGACACCTTGTGGTGTTATACCAATAAGGAATTTCACAGTGATATGGTGTTTATAAGAGCTCCATGTTTGAGCTCTGGCCATTAGATTGGATGGTCTGTCAATAAAGACTTCAAAACAGTCAAGTATTACTGCTACTTTGTTTCCAAAACTCACGTGAAAGCACATAGGCATGGCTTTTCTTAGTTCATCTCTTGAAGGCCACTTGACCAAAAATTGAATCCTGGCATATAATATAttagttacaatattaaaatatcttgaCATGGTAGGCATAGATACAGAAAATCTGTAGGCAAGGTCTTGTAATTTCAAATTTAAACGATATTTCATCAGAGTAGCTATGAATTGTTGGAACTTAGGGAGGCAAGTCCTGCCAGTAACTGTTAAATAAGGACTCATAAAATTAAGCACATGCATGAGGATTAGAAAATTCAGCAGCCCAGTGTAAAATGACACACTCTCATCATTGCCTTGAAAAAAATCCTCGTTTAGAGTTAGTTGgtctattttttctttcaaaattttattttcgtCCATTAGTCTGTTAATCTCTTCCTGCATAGCAATGATGGTTTCACTGGTGAGGTCGGTCTGCACCTCCACTGATTTGCTGTCCCCATCACCTTTTGCTTCGATATTACCAAGATCAAGCAGTGCTGCAGCAGCCAGTTCCTCAGCGATTCTTTCTGTCCGTAGACGCTTCCTTTGATATCTATCTGCGGCACACGGACTTGTTGTGTTCTTGTCATGTCCCAGTTTCACTGATGGTGCCCAATCTGGATTTGTAGTGTCACGTAGTGCAGCAGGtcgaccttgaaaaaaaaaactcacaagttAACTTAgggcacatgcaattcagatgctttttaaacttacgaAGGCAGAACATGATTGGGCATACATTTCcgttgaataatctgcttccagaatttgttgtttttcgcTTTAAtgattttaagtccaaaattagataaacgctgggccaatgaagagagtgtttataattataaagctaatattgatcatttagcctaaccttgtgtattataattttttagtgtcaaaatgtatgtaaaagttttgcattataatgtcaatgtcaaatctttatcagttcatgcctaaccattgtgtttgtgtttggttacaaatgctataatttcttatatacatataaacatatgatggacaaactctattgtaatgctcttggatgatcgttttgcctctttgcaattaaatgcgcaagtttatttatttttttgaggtTTCATATATATGCTGAAGACCCCtttgggttaaaccagctttcagatattattattattcataatcaatgtttattcattacataggcctgtatgtctgcacaatttaatacacaaattaaaataaatataaatatacacataattatatataggcatgagcaccttgacgaaatagagacctaggtaagtagcctttgttaatatagccccacacacactacacactgaactgacgatgatacttgtgaagtcacccatgcgatcggataaaGCATGTTTACAcaagaataatgatacttttaggacctagccgagactgacctgatatgaaatgatcagaacagatacgtgcgtagggtagtgaggattcacgtagatcagcccctgatattctggtcaaccacaagtcacgtttgcgcttggataattcttctgtatccttatcctgattctgaataactgccggtatgcggtagaaactcttgtcatctctttgtcctcgattcccacagccaacaatagtgcaaaaactgggcattgtgtgaatgtgaatgtgatgagatggctaactattcgaCAGTTCAACttacagctattcactgaacgtgtctttgtatgtcctccaagatggcggaccggaagtttgatgacgtataatgaaaggactctattactacgctagcacagataccccacccacatttatgtatcgttccgccattcataaagtttttgtcatgttttttcactgtgcaataagccatggcctcctcagaaattaagtttaacattagatgataggttatttcattaagctggcaaattatggcaactgggtatgttattgccgatgatgaagctaaagataaagtatggtaaccttccttcattgcattatcatctttactactatttgttttgctacatgtagtaattattttaaaggataaatgaattatgttcactttacttctataaattcccattagatgtacaaataaaactcctaaaactaatcatgatttatttacaaaatgcagtcatcatCACTCTCGAGAAAAAGATCATCTTCCCCATCCTCATCGTCACTGGCCAGGCTAATGATGACTGGTTCTAATGTCTCTCGGATATTGTCCGACTCCCAATACTCCTCTTCGAAATGACGGGATTGTCGAACTGCTCCTGCCCACACTTCTGGGGTAACAGAAAGCCTGGCTTCCTCCAACCTGTACTGCAAGTCGGATcgagtaaaggccgattcacacgagccgttttctttccgacaggctggccagtggctaacctccgtcgaaatgttgtgcattcacacgaggcgttccataTCCGTTCCGCGCACGGTTTTTATCGTTTACTTGACTCTGTCACACGAGGACCATGGGAGAGATTTCTCTTAGTAATTTGGCGGCAATTGCTCTTCTACTTGAAGAGGAGGATGAAGAGAGGTTTCAAAGAAGTAGGAGAAAGGTATGGGTACATAAgtcaataaagaaaagaaagagtgAGGGAGAGTTCTGGACCCTGTATAAAGAACTTGCAGACGATGAAATTAAATTCTATCAatatttcagaatgtttaaagCAAAGTTCACCAGTTTACTACGAAAAATCGAAATGGACCTaaccaggaaaaatacaaattgcagaGAAGCCATATCTTCGAAGGAGAGACTAGCAGTTTGCTTaaggtaagaaataaaaaaagtagcaaaaatggaaattattttgaGGTAAATGATTTACATTACAGATGAGGTATTAATACAAAAAGATATATGTATTTGCGTGTGGCTGTATGTGTTTATGTGAGACAGTGATTGATATTACTGTGGTATTTAATCACTAATTAGTAATCTTCTGAGTATGTTGTAGGGGAGTTGGAGTGTGATGGGCCTAGTTGTGGACATGAATCGGTTTGTAAATGGTTAGGTTCAGAAAGATGTCCATACATTGACGATGTGTCATTAGACATTTTCAACATATCTGACAACTCTGTCATCTCTAACTCAGATACCAAGGCAAGAAAGAACTCTAGTTTTACATGTTTTGATTCCTGGGTGATAACTTATTAACTGTAGCTGCAATGCTCTGGAAAAATATATCCACACCATTTGGAGGTTCTCTTCTTTTCTGACTCTCATTCTCAAGCAGATGTTTCATTAAAACAGATGACGGTGTCTCGGTTGTATTGACACATTTCTGTGATGTACATCGACCTCGTCTCCTTGTGGCATCTTGTACTCGTTTAGGGGAAAATTCCTCATCACACTGAGTATTTCCTGTATCTCTTGCTCTCTTATTTTGTTGATAGGATACGTCTTTATCTGTATCTTCTGTAACTACAGTATTCACAATTTCTTCTTCAACATTAGTCATCGTTTCTCTGTCACGAAGGAAAGGCTTAATGAAAGCTATCTCTTCTGCATACCTCCATTTAGTTACTGTAACTGACTCCTGACCACTCTTAGTATTTAATTTCTTTAGATATACATTCTATACTGGTCCCGAAGATTTCCCCATCTTAGTTTGCATTCATTTCCTAAAAGGAGAAAACATGGTAGTCTCCCTGATTGGTCTTGGCCAGGTAGCACAGGTATGAACCATCTATAAAGCCCTCATTCGTGCCAGCTGCCACCACCACAAAACACTCACCTTCTGCAGGAGGAACCTGACGACTGTAAGTGGGGCTCGTGATATCCTGCCTAGTGTCTGCCCATTCCCTGTTGTGAGCCATCCTCGTCATGAACCAGGTTTCATCTACGTAAACGACCACTCTTCCCTCCTCCCGCTGGCGTCGTAGATCACAGAGAGCAGTTATCCGGCGGCATACAATTTCCAGAGATTCCTTCCATACATACATCTTACGTTGGGAAGTTTTATACTTGAATCCCATACAATGCAAGAGTTGAAGTACTGAAGCCCATGATGTCATTTCCGGAATAATGCCAGCTGTTTTGAGGTCATTTGTAAGGAACCAACAGTAAAATGCTCCTTTTCGGCAAACTTTCTGTCCATACAGCGACGAATGGCACCAATCGTAAAGTTATCAAAGACAGGCGGCACTTGTGATCCTGACGATGGTGAAGGAACGGAACTGGAGGCACGGTTGACGGTGACCCTCACTGCacctgcagtcatgcccaaaacatagccaacacggtcgtacggcctaagaagaagacaaaaaaattatatcggatgatccgttcgTCTGAtagagattttagcacaaaaatcttatttgaacaaaaatagttatataaagactgtttacatgcaatctctctctttctctctctcttggtggcatagtgaatagttaatgaaaatgttcaaaagcctgaatgacattacaagtattataatcatgttacgctaaatacaaatcagaccataaacattggatttaaactagaaactgaataatacctattcaggctatagtaaatatggccacgggctttctcttgactgtataaagttgcaagtcgtaagacaaatacagttttgcaaccacgggggcaattccaaatcctgttagccattcttgactgttatgggtttcagagccgatagaACAAAGTGAATGGGtttctggtggatgggcggggcaaaattttgtcaaaaggtgtttacattgcttacgtaatgaatgttttcgactcttggctcgttatcactggccatggcgtcggctagatcatttttactctatagaaattaaacctatcgggtttaggttattgataatgctgacaaaatttgtgtgtggttgtaaaatatacatatgtcaactttcagatacatccaatgctttgataaggagcaaagtccaaaaaccgtgttacagatgccctgaatctcatagtagtaggttgtaggttggccgagagagttattgggtactttgactggccagatagtactaccgaatagtgtggcatattctgtacacattctcctcatacacctggcaacactataAGGTAACCGAAGAAGTCTtcgtcactcaaggggttaactacagcaatgtaagtgttcagtagctactttcctcttggtaagggtagaagagattcttagttatggtaagcagcttttctaagaaatacactccaaaatcaaaccattattctctagtcatggGCAATGCTataccttctgtaccatggtcttttactgtcttgggttagagttctcttgcttgagggtacactcatacacactattatatatgtttccttatttcctttccccacttggctatttttcaatgttggatcatttggtcttatagcatcttatgCTTACAACTAAGAttatagctgtaataataataaatataaattagatAAGAACTTATGcaaaacatttaattttatataattcaaGGGAATTCTGATGACTGTAAAATGAATGT carries:
- the LOC137618442 gene encoding uncharacterized protein, with amino-acid sequence MHNISTEVSHWPACRKENGSCESAFTRSDLQYRLEEARLSVTPEVWAGAVRQSRHFEEEYWESDNIRETLEPVIISLASDDEDGEDDLFLESRPAALRDTTNPDWAPSVKLGHDKNTTSPCAADRYQRKRLRTERIAEELAAAALLDLGNIEAKGDGDSKSVEVQTDLTSETIIAMQEEINRLMDENKILKEKIDQLTLNEDFFQGNDESVSFYTGLLNFLILMHVLNFMSPYLTVTGRTCLPKFQQFIATLMKYRLNLKLQDLAYRFSVSMPTMSRYFNIVTNILYARIQFLVKWPSRDELRKAMPMCFHVSFGNKVAVILDCFEVFIDRPSNLMARAQTWSSYKHHITVKFLIGITPQGVISYISPAWGGRVSDKYLTENCGFMDNLLPGDVLADRGFDISDSISLRCATVKIPAFLRGKKQLSASEVFNTRKIANVRIHVERVIGCVRQRYSILNGPMPLDFLTCSGPGKKTLVDKLVVICCALNNLSPPVVKFD